The Verrucomicrobiia bacterium genomic sequence GCAAGGCGTCATCCTTCCCGTGCAGGCGGACAATCCACCGGCCATCGGTCCCGGCGGCACCGTGCATTGTTCGTTGGATGACCTCGCGCGCTTTGTCATTTTCCATTTGAACGGAAATGACCGCACAAAGCTGCTCCAGCCCGAAACGTTGCGGAAGTTGCACGCTCCTCCGGCGGGCAGCGACCACGCCTGCGGCTGGGTGGTGTTGCGTCGGAATTGGGCCGGCGGAACGGCGCTTATGCACAATGGTTCGAACACCATGTGGTATGTGGTCATGTGGCTCGCTCCGGCCAAAAACTTTGCCGTGATTGCGGCCACGAACATCGCCGGCGAGAAGGCGGAAAAGGGTTGCGACGATGCCGTCAGCGCCCTGATCCACAAGTGGCTGCAAAACTGAATCGGCTCTTCAGGTAAAGGGTGGATGGCTGAACCGCATTGGCCGCCGGCGCATCAAGGTTTCGTGGGCGCTGCGCCCGGCGGCGGAACGTTGCTCGATGCGGCAGGCACCTCGTTCAGGAACCGTTCCAGCAATTCCAAGTAGCCGTCCAGGGAATCGCCTGCGTCGGATCCGAGTTCGCGCTTCAAGGATTTCAGTTGTTCGGCGGAGGTTTGCGCCTGCTGCCGAAGGTCGGTCAAATTCAACTTGCCGTTTAACAGACCGTTGATGAGTTCGTCGTATTTGGCATTCGCCTCGGGGCTGCCCAGCAACATTTTTTGCCGGATTTCGCCGATGAAATTGGTATTGCCGCCCAGCTTGCGCAGCGCGTCCACAAGACCCGTGTCGTCCGCACTGGGTGCGTTGGTGTCTGCATTGATTCCCACCGTCGCCGGCATTGGACGGAGCAAGGAATTTGTCAGCGAAGGCGGCTGAACCGATGCGGAGCCAATGCCCAGGCTGGTTACAAATTTGCGTGGCACCTTGATGCGGCCAAGCATTTCACTGTCCAACACCACCGTGTTGGCCGACACGGAAACTACTTTGCCCACGTAACGATCGCCGTTCTGCATGTTCACTTCATCGGCGTGCAGCGCGATCTCGGTGCCGAGGAGCAGGGCCAATCCTGCGAACGCTGGGATGAAATTAATCCTCATGCACGCAGGCTAGTCCAGCCGCGGCCCTTTCGCAAACGGGGCCCGGCCCTGCCGGCGTGCGCGCGGCGTTGCGACGCGCCGAAGAATGTTTTAGAATGGGAACCCAGCGGCCATGAATCTTCCATCTGTCATCCTGGCATCGGCATCCCCCCGTCGTGTGGAGTTGCTTCGGCAGCTTGTCTTTCGCTTCAAAGTTCTGCCCAGCGCGGCCCCCGAGTCGGAGCACGAGCATTACACGCCCCGAGAAATTGCGCTCTTGAACGCCTATCGCAAGGCCCGCGTGGTGGCCAAGAAATTTCCGGACAACCTCGTGATCGGGGCGGACACCGTGGTGGCGCTGGGCACCAGCCTGTTTGGCAAGCCGCGCAGCAAACGGGACGCCTGCCGGATGCTGGCGGAGCTGGAGGGCCGCTCGCACGATGTGGTCACCGGGGTCTGCCTGCTGCACCTGCGCGGTCACCGGCAATCCGTGTTTGCCGAACAAACCACGGTGCGCTTTCACAACCTGACGGCGGCGAAGATTCGGAGCTACGTCAACCGCGTGCACACCCTCGACAAAGCCGGCGCCTACGCCATTCAAGAGGAGGGCGAAATGATCATTGAATCCATCGAGGGTTCCTACACCAACGTCGTGGGGCTGCCCGTCGAACGCCTGCGCGAGGAACTCCGATTGTGGGCGGCCGCCTCCGAGTTCACCGCCGGCGGCCGGCCCTGAAGTGTCGTCCAGCGAATCATCCTCCTGGCGGCGTAGATGTAACCGGGCTCAGGTAGCCGTCAGTTCGTGCCACAGATACGCGGCCATCAACTGGCCCTTTTCGAAGCAATCCAGTTCGAACTTTTCGTTGGGCGAATGCGCGTTGTCATCGGGCAGCGCCAGGCCAAGCAGCAGCGTGTCGGCGCCGAGAATGCGTTTGAACTCGTTCACAATGGGAATCGAGCCGCCTTCGCGCATGAGCACCGGCTCGCAGCCGAATGCCTTGCCCAGTGCGCGCAGCGATGCCTGAGCCTGGGCACTGGATGGGGAAACCACATACGGATGGGCGCCATGGCCAGCCGAAACTTCCAGCCGCACAGTCGGCGGGCACAGTTTTTTCAGTTGGCGAATGGCCAGCCTGGCAATCTTCACGGGATCCTGGTCGGGCACCAGGCGCATCGTGATTTTCACGCGAGCCCACGACGGCACGA encodes the following:
- a CDS encoding Maf family protein, encoding MNLPSVILASASPRRVELLRQLVFRFKVLPSAAPESEHEHYTPREIALLNAYRKARVVAKKFPDNLVIGADTVVALGTSLFGKPRSKRDACRMLAELEGRSHDVVTGVCLLHLRGHRQSVFAEQTTVRFHNLTAAKIRSYVNRVHTLDKAGAYAIQEEGEMIIESIEGSYTNVVGLPVERLREELRLWAAASEFTAGGRP
- a CDS encoding M20/M25/M40 family metallo-hydrolase — encoded protein: PPPHGRITIPGFYADVEPLSAYERKQLRRLPFTERDYRKMLGVPALFGERGFTPIEQRCARPTLEINGLTSGYQGEGSKTIVPSWARVKITMRLVPDQDPVKIARLAIRQLKKLCPPTVRLEVSAGHGAHPYVVSPSSAQAQASLRALGKAFGCEPVLMREGGSIPIVNEFKRILGADTLLLGLALPDDNAHSPNEKFELDCFEKGQLMAAYLWHELTAT